One genomic segment of Vulcanisaeta thermophila includes these proteins:
- the ppcA gene encoding phosphoenolpyruvate carboxylase, producing the protein MKHVPRTLCTQHPDYANVPQWVMGDFIQGDDEVHEAYLAYSYYGCHEVMWDFEGKDADIYVVRKLLSKYSDFFRGHVLGEDVYLTLRLPNPWVEVAERKVFVEALELIPTANDVAREFYGRDVNAVFQVILPLTSKPEDLIITHMYYKKVVVGKEGIELIPGVKVLDIIGEVKPRFIDVIPLIEDLNSMLNVDRIITGYWKVVRPRYVRLFIARSDPAMNYGLIPAVLMAKVALSRALTLGSELGLPIYPMIGVGPTPFRGHLNPLNVNGVLREYPCVYTFTIQSAFRYDYPDDTVKKAIDYINNHEIPGQCQVVDEAEVINVISKYIGNYQGEVEGLANLINTVSQFIPPRRTRKLHVGLFGYSRGFRGVTLPRAITFVGALYSVGLPPELMGLRTLRKLSDGEFNAIVENYLAWRFDVAAAAKYACWECIDMIREGAGKLGVSVEALNSYIEDLKTAEELGIHVGPSDYESRKHVLYSQLLINSLIDGKTHDVRQYVSEMMRIRHAVG; encoded by the coding sequence ATGAAGCATGTACCAAGGACCCTGTGCACCCAGCACCCTGACTACGCAAACGTGCCCCAATGGGTCATGGGGGATTTCATACAGGGTGATGATGAGGTCCACGAGGCATACCTCGCGTATAGTTACTACGGTTGTCATGAGGTTATGTGGGATTTCGAGGGGAAGGACGCGGATATATACGTGGTTAGGAAGTTACTATCCAAGTACAGTGACTTCTTTAGGGGCCACGTGCTTGGTGAGGATGTTTACCTAACCCTTAGGTTACCCAATCCCTGGGTTGAGGTGGCTGAGAGAAAGGTCTTCGTGGAGGCCCTGGAGTTAATACCCACGGCCAATGACGTGGCCAGGGAATTCTACGGTAGGGACGTTAATGCGGTGTTCCAGGTAATACTACCACTGACGTCCAAGCCTGAGGATTTAATAATTACGCACATGTACTATAAGAAGGTTGTTGTGGGTAAGGAGGGTATTGAGTTAATTCCAGGGGTTAAGGTGCTTGACATAATAGGTGAGGTTAAGCCCAGGTTCATAGACGTGATACCGCTGATTGAGGATCTAAACTCAATGCTCAACGTGGACAGGATAATAACTGGTTATTGGAAGGTGGTGAGGCCTAGGTACGTTAGGTTGTTCATTGCCAGGTCAGACCCGGCTATGAATTATGGCCTAATACCCGCGGTCCTCATGGCCAAGGTCGCCCTGAGTAGGGCATTGACTTTAGGGTCGGAGTTGGGATTACCAATATACCCAATGATTGGTGTGGGCCCGACACCATTCAGGGGCCATCTCAACCCACTCAATGTGAATGGTGTGTTGAGGGAATACCCATGCGTCTACACATTCACTATCCAATCAGCCTTTAGGTATGACTACCCAGATGATACCGTTAAGAAGGCCATTGATTATATTAATAACCATGAAATTCCCGGGCAGTGCCAGGTCGTGGATGAGGCGGAGGTTATCAATGTGATTAGTAAGTATATTGGGAATTACCAGGGAGAGGTGGAGGGGCTGGCCAACCTCATAAATACGGTCTCTCAATTCATACCACCAAGAAGGACCAGGAAGTTACACGTGGGCTTATTCGGCTATAGTAGGGGTTTCCGTGGGGTCACGCTGCCCAGGGCAATAACATTCGTGGGTGCCCTGTACTCCGTGGGCTTACCCCCTGAACTCATGGGATTAAGGACACTGCGTAAACTGAGTGATGGGGAGTTCAATGCCATTGTTGAGAACTACCTGGCGTGGAGGTTTGATGTGGCTGCCGCGGCTAAGTATGCCTGTTGGGAGTGCATTGACATGATTAGAGAGGGTGCGGGTAAGCTGGGTGTTAGTGTTGAGGCGCTTAATAGCTACATTGAGGACTTGAAAACGGCTGAGGAGTTGGGAATACACGTGGGTCCCAGTGATTATGAGAGTAGGAAGCACGTGCTTTACAGTCAACTACTCATTAACTCATTAATTGATGGGAAGACTCATGATGTGAGGCAGTATGTGTCCGAGATGATGCGTATTAGGCATGCCGTTGGTTGA
- the hisI gene encoding phosphoribosyl-AMP cyclohydrolase, with product MQGIKALRLSQEDAERIANSLWYRHTDDTVIAVAQDYKTKEVLMVANMNREAVIKTLTTGMVHYWSLSRKKLWLKGETSGHYQYLMDFRVDCDRDAILLLVYQVGNACHLGTRSCFNNNSNYLKINLNKNNDYK from the coding sequence GTGCAGGGTATTAAAGCATTGAGACTCAGCCAGGAGGATGCAGAGAGGATTGCTAATTCCCTATGGTATAGACACACAGACGATACCGTCATAGCCGTAGCCCAGGATTATAAAACTAAGGAGGTACTCATGGTAGCCAACATGAATAGGGAGGCCGTGATCAAAACCTTAACCACGGGAATGGTGCACTACTGGTCATTAAGCAGGAAGAAACTATGGCTTAAGGGCGAAACTAGTGGACACTATCAATACCTTATGGACTTTAGAGTGGATTGCGATAGGGACGCAATTCTATTACTGGTTTACCAGGTAGGAAATGCATGCCACCTGGGCACTAGATCATGTTTTAATAACAATTCTAATTACCTAAAAATAAATCTAAATAAAAATAATGATTACAAATAA
- the hisH gene encoding imidazole glycerol phosphate synthase subunit HisH, producing the protein MVVKVGIINYSVGNLGSLINAFRRVGGEVQLIGPENPHLVRSVDALVLPGVGAFDAAVKYLSQIVDYINEAVSSIPILGICLGLQLMFEGSDEGVLRGLSWYKSWVKRINGPRVPHIGWDLVRVVRPCPILTNDDYYYFMHSYAVINPGGEVPYSGITKYGNDQILSVLCDEDRLVFGVQFHPEKSSRAGLEVLRRFLSLSRK; encoded by the coding sequence GTGGTCGTTAAGGTGGGCATTATTAATTACAGCGTGGGTAACCTGGGCAGCCTAATCAATGCATTCAGGAGAGTGGGTGGTGAGGTTCAGCTAATTGGCCCTGAGAACCCACATTTAGTGAGGAGTGTGGATGCCCTGGTCCTCCCAGGGGTTGGCGCCTTCGATGCGGCGGTTAAGTACCTAAGTCAAATCGTGGATTACATTAACGAGGCTGTGTCAAGCATACCAATACTGGGTATTTGCCTTGGCCTCCAGTTAATGTTCGAGGGGAGTGATGAGGGTGTATTAAGGGGTTTGTCCTGGTACAAGTCGTGGGTTAAGAGGATAAACGGCCCAAGGGTACCCCACATAGGTTGGGACCTGGTCAGGGTGGTTAGGCCCTGCCCCATACTCACTAATGACGATTATTACTACTTCATGCATAGTTACGCAGTTATAAACCCAGGCGGTGAGGTACCATACTCGGGAATCACCAAGTACGGTAATGACCAGATATTAAGCGTGCTCTGTGATGAGGATAGGCTCGTATTTGGTGTTCAATTCCACCCAGAAAAAAGCTCCAGGGCTGGCCTCGAGGTTCTCAGGAGATTCCTATCACTCAGTAGGAAGTAG
- a CDS encoding HisA/HisF-related TIM barrel protein: MGRLLIPSVDLSGGYVVKRVRGLRGTEQVRLGIDEAVKLVKGYPRIHIVDLDGAEVGRPVNVDAIRKVALEVNGKCQMGGGIRDVGVGKEMLNHCDRVVLGSVAVEEPGRLMEFLRVLGREHVVVSLDVSGGYVMSRGWTRRVAPLPEVIRALPRVGAVVFTDIDVEGTGMGVRVGGGIVEELRSIADEVYYAGGVGGCDDVAKLWSLGFDGVIIGYAFYVKGVRCND, from the coding sequence GTGGGCAGGTTATTAATACCATCTGTCGACTTAAGCGGTGGTTACGTGGTTAAGAGGGTTAGGGGATTGAGGGGTACTGAGCAGGTGAGGCTTGGGATTGACGAGGCCGTAAAGCTCGTTAAGGGCTACCCAAGGATCCACATTGTGGACCTGGACGGTGCCGAGGTGGGACGCCCGGTCAATGTGGATGCCATACGTAAGGTGGCCCTTGAGGTTAACGGTAAGTGCCAGATGGGCGGTGGCATTAGGGATGTGGGTGTGGGTAAGGAGATGCTGAATCACTGTGATAGGGTGGTACTTGGTTCCGTGGCTGTTGAGGAGCCTGGCAGGTTAATGGAGTTCCTCAGGGTGTTGGGTAGGGAGCATGTCGTGGTCTCGCTTGACGTGAGTGGCGGCTACGTCATGAGTAGAGGTTGGACCAGGAGGGTTGCCCCACTCCCCGAGGTGATTAGGGCATTGCCTAGGGTGGGTGCTGTGGTTTTCACGGATATTGATGTGGAGGGGACTGGAATGGGCGTCAGGGTTGGTGGGGGCATTGTTGAGGAGCTTAGGTCCATTGCTGACGAGGTTTACTACGCGGGCGGTGTTGGTGGTTGTGATGACGTGGCCAAGCTATGGAGCTTGGGGTTTGATGGTGTGATCATAGGGTATGCATTCTACGTTAAGGGGGTGAGGTGTAATGACTAG
- the hisF gene encoding imidazole glycerol phosphate synthase subunit HisF, translated as MRPVGVVRRIIPCMDVDANVVVKGVNFEGLRVVGDPVELASRYEEEGADELFLLDITATIQGRKTFLKTVKDVAGAINIPLGVGGGIRSLEDADAAFKAGADKVSINTAAVRNPNLITTLAREYGSQSVVVAIDVKRISNKWMVFVEAGKTPTGLDGIKWAKRAEELGAGELLITSIDADGTKAGYDIELYKSISTIVNIPIIASGGAGEPEHFLEVLKYSDAALAASVFHMNIINITRLKHFLSESGIKVRF; from the coding sequence ATGAGGCCCGTAGGTGTTGTTAGGAGGATAATACCCTGCATGGACGTGGACGCTAATGTGGTGGTCAAGGGGGTTAACTTCGAGGGTTTGAGGGTGGTTGGTGATCCCGTGGAACTGGCCTCTAGGTATGAGGAGGAGGGTGCTGATGAGTTATTTCTCCTAGACATAACCGCTACGATCCAGGGTAGAAAAACTTTCTTAAAAACCGTTAAGGACGTGGCGGGTGCCATAAATATACCCCTGGGCGTTGGCGGCGGCATTAGGAGTCTCGAGGATGCTGACGCAGCCTTCAAGGCAGGTGCTGATAAGGTTAGCATAAACACAGCAGCGGTTAGGAACCCCAACTTAATAACAACGCTAGCTAGAGAGTACGGCTCGCAATCCGTGGTCGTGGCAATAGATGTTAAGAGGATTAGTAATAAATGGATGGTTTTTGTGGAAGCCGGAAAAACACCCACTGGGTTGGATGGAATTAAATGGGCCAAAAGGGCTGAGGAGTTAGGCGCAGGCGAGCTTCTAATAACGAGCATCGACGCCGACGGCACCAAGGCTGGCTATGATATAGAGCTTTATAAGAGTATATCAACTATAGTTAATATACCGATAATAGCAAGTGGTGGTGCTGGTGAACCAGAGCATTTCCTAGAAGTACTTAAATACTCAGATGCTGCACTAGCTGCTAGTGTTTTTCATATGAATATTATAAATATAACAAGGCTTAAGCATTTCTTATCAGAAAGCGGTATTAAAGTCAGGTTTTAA
- a CDS encoding imidazoleglycerol-phosphate dehydratase, which translates to MTREAHFERSTRETRVKVRVSLTPGEVRVSTPVRFFNHMLETLIFYMGASGEVYAEDLRGFDDHHVIEDVAIALGTALDKALGDRIGIRRFGWSLVPMDDALALTAVDLGGRAYWVFRGSFTKGVIGDMTSSMIPHFIRTLATYLRATVHVEIKWGEDDHHIAEAVFKSLGLSLGMAMELINDRVMSTKGSL; encoded by the coding sequence ATGACTAGGGAGGCGCACTTCGAGAGGAGTACCAGGGAGACCAGGGTTAAGGTTAGGGTATCGCTAACGCCCGGTGAGGTTAGGGTGAGCACGCCCGTGAGGTTTTTCAACCACATGCTCGAGACGTTGATATTCTACATGGGTGCATCGGGGGAGGTCTATGCCGAGGATCTGAGGGGCTTTGATGATCACCACGTGATTGAGGACGTGGCAATAGCCCTGGGAACAGCGCTGGATAAGGCCCTGGGTGATAGGATTGGTATTAGGAGGTTTGGTTGGTCTCTGGTGCCCATGGATGATGCCCTGGCCCTAACGGCTGTGGACCTTGGTGGTAGGGCCTACTGGGTGTTCAGGGGTTCATTCACCAAGGGCGTTATTGGTGACATGACAAGCTCCATGATCCCCCACTTCATAAGGACGCTGGCCACGTACCTGAGGGCCACAGTACACGTGGAGATTAAGTGGGGCGAGGATGACCACCACATAGCCGAGGCCGTTTTTAAATCCCTTGGGCTATCCCTGGGCATGGCCATGGAATTAATTAACGATAGGGTAATGAGTACCAAGGGATCCCTATGA
- a CDS encoding prephenate dehydratase, translating into MISAIRDAEQSLARLRTLLGMYRGPREALMTATRDPDVIRIVNEALLNNDRVGFLGPEGSYSHEVALKFFGGGGRFIPYRNIEGVIKGVYQGEVALGVVPIENNLAGVVGEAMDGLIKWRVYVNYAVEYRITLCLVVNDETSLSEVREVYSHPHAIAEALSFVSKLGAEVHYTQSTSEALEAVKGHRGRAAIASRVGAEIHGLRTLVCGIEDRPSITRFLVISRQFQELGDRSLAIFSVPNKPGSLFNALRPFADLNINLSMIYSRPNKSSPWGYDFLLEAECELRDARCRDAFNRLRDASVYTWILGSYLQVSMA; encoded by the coding sequence GTGATAAGCGCCATCAGGGATGCAGAGCAGTCACTGGCTAGGTTGCGCACCCTATTGGGTATGTATAGGGGGCCCCGAGAGGCGTTAATGACGGCGACCAGGGACCCAGATGTGATAAGAATTGTGAATGAAGCCCTGCTTAACAATGACAGGGTGGGCTTCCTGGGGCCTGAGGGCTCCTACTCCCACGAAGTCGCCCTTAAGTTCTTTGGGGGTGGTGGGAGGTTCATCCCGTATAGGAATATTGAGGGGGTTATTAAGGGTGTTTATCAGGGCGAGGTGGCCCTTGGCGTGGTGCCCATTGAGAATAACCTGGCAGGTGTCGTGGGTGAGGCGATGGATGGGCTTATTAAGTGGAGGGTCTATGTTAATTACGCCGTTGAGTACAGAATAACCCTCTGCCTAGTGGTTAATGATGAAACCTCACTGAGTGAGGTAAGGGAGGTTTACTCGCACCCTCACGCCATTGCTGAGGCCCTATCCTTCGTATCAAAACTCGGAGCCGAGGTACACTACACGCAGTCAACCTCCGAGGCCCTGGAGGCTGTTAAGGGGCATCGTGGGAGGGCAGCCATAGCCTCTAGGGTTGGTGCTGAGATTCATGGGTTGAGGACGCTGGTTTGTGGTATTGAGGATAGGCCCAGTATTACTAGGTTCCTGGTAATATCCAGGCAATTTCAGGAGCTTGGGGATAGGTCCCTAGCCATTTTCTCAGTGCCCAATAAACCGGGATCCCTATTCAATGCCCTGAGACCCTTCGCAGACCTCAATATTAACCTATCCATGATATACTCAAGACCCAATAAATCCAGCCCCTGGGGTTATGACTTCCTACTCGAGGCGGAGTGCGAGTTAAGGGATGCCAGGTGCAGGGACGCATTTAATAGGTTGAGGGATGCATCAGTCTACACCTGGATCCTGGGCAGTTACCTCCAGGTGAGTATGGCCTAG
- a CDS encoding FMN-binding glutamate synthase family protein: MSLTGRPQRLFRRPRRPYRILDLVGFGIDEVRVEGHGVGKASISTVFSGIEVSAPIYLADMSFGSLAGVPNIVEAELADELGLISGTGEGGLHPEVARHRRIFVQWASARFGVDINTLMAGMGIVIKIGQGAKPGIGGHLPGTKVTSVISMVRRIPVGVDALSPAPHHDIYSIEDLKQRIDALKEATGKPVYVKIAATNYAPYIATGIARMGADGIIVDGHGAGTGATPLVVRDNVGIPIELAIASIDRMLRDEGIRDRVTLIASGRVSTSDDALKLMALGADGVALGTALLISMGCAMARTCHRGNCPAGITSKITEGSLIVDHDFAKAHSMRFLRAFMEEMRLMLDYLGIDDVRKIVGRRDLLRARCVGEVTAKVLGVKAIDCEERLRLTVEGDLWSPDYSIYATQLVRTGDVVIVSMGSTGPPEVEPPKRLIDWLRFDGAQVTKPAIDPYREDIDTTTVLARGRLILSAPIILRPPTQWGSDRIAMVKFAAHATSLLTDLRQMGDVGNKHLGAVMWDQYVDGLGALVVNYEDYGGFRGRGINTPVYVRVYAGDVNVGSLVGMLRENRQVINGVLIEQLGGEYVEPYIVNLDLELKRAGLRHSMDLIVHMPSVRSSGDIIKLVALGADAVEVSELMIRALHGKSGKDFLTSMIRFIMGLRRELAQLLGAAGIYSLQSVVGNRELLRTMDDRVRELLMVKIAGEEVLYR; the protein is encoded by the coding sequence ATGTCCCTTACGGGGAGGCCCCAGAGATTGTTTAGGAGGCCAAGGAGGCCATACAGGATCCTTGACCTGGTTGGTTTCGGTATTGACGAAGTCAGGGTCGAGGGGCATGGGGTTGGTAAGGCCAGTATATCAACGGTGTTCAGTGGTATTGAGGTTTCGGCACCGATATACCTTGCGGACATGTCCTTTGGATCCCTGGCTGGGGTTCCGAATATTGTGGAGGCTGAGTTGGCCGATGAGTTGGGGTTGATTAGCGGTACTGGCGAGGGTGGGCTTCATCCTGAGGTGGCTAGGCATAGGAGGATATTTGTTCAGTGGGCCTCGGCAAGGTTTGGTGTGGATATTAATACGTTAATGGCTGGCATGGGCATAGTGATTAAGATAGGGCAGGGCGCCAAGCCCGGCATTGGGGGTCACCTACCCGGCACTAAGGTGACCAGTGTTATATCCATGGTTAGGAGGATACCCGTGGGTGTTGATGCACTATCACCTGCACCACACCATGATATTTACTCCATCGAGGACCTAAAGCAGAGGATAGATGCCCTTAAGGAGGCCACGGGGAAGCCCGTTTACGTTAAGATAGCGGCCACGAACTATGCACCGTACATAGCCACTGGGATAGCCAGGATGGGTGCCGATGGAATCATAGTGGATGGTCATGGGGCGGGCACGGGGGCAACCCCCCTGGTGGTTAGGGACAACGTTGGCATACCCATTGAGTTAGCCATAGCCTCGATAGACAGGATGCTGAGGGATGAGGGGATTAGGGATAGGGTTACCTTAATAGCGTCTGGTAGGGTCTCCACCTCGGATGATGCACTGAAACTAATGGCGTTGGGTGCCGATGGGGTTGCCCTGGGCACGGCCCTTCTAATATCCATGGGGTGCGCCATGGCCAGGACATGCCATAGGGGTAATTGCCCCGCGGGCATAACTTCTAAGATAACCGAGGGATCATTAATAGTGGATCACGACTTCGCCAAGGCTCACTCAATGAGGTTCCTGAGGGCCTTCATGGAGGAGATGAGGTTGATGCTCGATTACCTGGGCATTGATGACGTGAGGAAGATAGTGGGGAGGAGGGACCTACTCAGGGCACGCTGTGTGGGTGAGGTTACGGCCAAGGTACTGGGTGTCAAGGCCATTGATTGTGAGGAGAGGCTCAGGTTAACCGTTGAGGGTGATTTATGGAGCCCGGATTACTCCATATACGCAACGCAGTTAGTTAGAACGGGCGATGTGGTCATAGTGAGTATGGGTAGTACTGGGCCCCCTGAGGTGGAGCCGCCTAAGAGATTAATTGACTGGCTTAGGTTTGATGGGGCCCAGGTCACGAAGCCAGCCATTGACCCCTACAGGGAGGATATAGACACAACCACGGTGCTCGCCAGGGGTAGGCTCATCCTCTCGGCACCCATAATCCTAAGGCCACCCACCCAGTGGGGTTCTGATAGGATAGCCATGGTTAAGTTCGCGGCCCACGCAACCTCATTACTAACGGACCTCAGGCAGATGGGTGATGTGGGTAATAAGCACCTGGGCGCCGTGATGTGGGACCAGTACGTAGATGGCTTAGGGGCCCTTGTTGTGAATTACGAGGATTATGGGGGATTCCGTGGGCGCGGGATTAACACACCGGTCTATGTGAGGGTTTACGCGGGTGATGTTAATGTGGGTTCCCTAGTGGGCATGCTCCGTGAGAATAGGCAGGTAATTAATGGCGTGTTAATTGAGCAGTTGGGTGGTGAGTACGTGGAGCCCTACATCGTCAACCTGGATCTTGAGTTGAAGAGGGCGGGATTAAGGCATAGTATGGATTTGATAGTTCATATGCCCAGCGTTAGGAGCAGTGGTGACATCATTAAGTTAGTGGCCCTGGGCGCCGACGCTGTCGAGGTTAGTGAGCTGATGATTAGGGCGTTGCACGGTAAATCAGGTAAGGATTTCCTAACCTCCATGATTAGGTTCATAATGGGTCTAAGGAGGGAGCTCGCCCAATTATTGGGGGCCGCCGGCATTTACTCACTACAGTCCGTGGTGGGTAATAGGGAGTTGCTTAGGACAATGGATGACAGGGTTAGGGAGTTACTAATGGTTAAGATAGCGGGTGAGGAGGTACTATATAGGTAA
- a CDS encoding DUF3834 domain-containing protein, which produces MEVKFLAIPDVVSYPLLMAPTETLNNINIIFRELNKFDEINEIDGFNGDIFSVYIKTKDINNLRPRWVLVRNYIWVLERRRWLINDSVVGTKYGGSVADIALRIFTQTLGMKIKIINYEDLDELLYDYEHEKLNAVILPLYDYGVLGIHPNYPIDKLFMNILGTILPGLYAIAVREQAANIVKMIYVQGVKKLKENNSINILKEKIINTFNINISTKFLNLIINNVKFELMNSNCVNIMCSRLRTIYNV; this is translated from the coding sequence ATGGAGGTGAAGTTCCTCGCAATTCCTGACGTAGTCTCGTACCCATTGCTAATGGCACCTACTGAAACATTAAATAATATAAACATTATTTTTAGGGAGCTCAATAAATTTGATGAGATTAATGAGATTGATGGCTTTAATGGAGATATATTTTCCGTCTATATTAAGACAAAAGACATCAATAATCTTAGGCCGCGTTGGGTCTTAGTAAGGAATTATATATGGGTTTTAGAGAGAAGACGGTGGTTAATTAACGATAGTGTTGTTGGAACAAAGTATGGGGGTTCTGTGGCCGATATAGCACTTAGAATTTTTACTCAGACACTTGGCATGAAAATTAAAATAATTAATTACGAAGATCTAGATGAGTTATTATACGATTATGAACATGAGAAATTGAATGCAGTAATACTACCACTTTATGATTATGGAGTACTCGGTATACATCCTAATTATCCAATAGATAAATTATTCATGAATATTTTAGGTACAATACTTCCTGGACTTTATGCGATAGCAGTTAGAGAGCAGGCGGCTAATATAGTAAAAATGATTTATGTTCAGGGTGTGAAGAAGCTTAAGGAAAATAATTCAATTAATATATTGAAGGAGAAAATAATTAATACTTTTAATATAAATATTTCAACAAAGTTTCTGAACTTAATTATAAATAATGTCAAATTTGAGTTAATGAATAGCAATTGTGTGAATATAATGTGCAGTAGATTAAGGACGATATATAATGTGTGA
- the hisD gene encoding histidinol dehydrogenase, producing the protein MRVRGREELINLINRALDIQGFLRSVEPIVSDVRARGDAAVIEYTRRFDGVSLSRLSVDHEELGRISEGVDEEVRHHIDQAMDSVRTLYELMKPPNVVHVYNGVERSVRWIPIRSVGIYVPRGYFSTLIMTGVIARVAGVEELVVTTPPNKDGGISPEVAYVAFKLNARVYRVGGPMAIAAMAFGTESVPRVDKIVGPGNLYVQAAKLVVSPFVGIDGFEGPTELVVCTSPGQNPGMVALDLAAQLEHSGAVGVVMTWDEDYLRKVEEEIDGLTNAPYFSILVSGPRECVELINELSPEHASLWGLGDYVGYVRNAGAISVDTPSALIDYVAGPSHVLPTSGSARWRGTLTVLDFMKPLATVRVVSGESSRGMFMTGHKLALREGFRIHAKSLLPTE; encoded by the coding sequence ATGAGGGTTCGTGGCAGGGAGGAACTCATTAATTTAATAAACAGGGCGTTGGATATACAGGGGTTTTTGAGGTCTGTGGAGCCCATAGTCAGTGACGTCAGGGCTAGAGGTGATGCTGCGGTTATTGAGTACACAAGGAGGTTTGATGGGGTCTCCCTAAGCAGGCTCTCTGTGGATCATGAAGAGTTAGGGAGAATTAGTGAGGGTGTTGACGAGGAGGTTAGGCACCACATAGACCAAGCCATGGATTCCGTGAGGACCCTCTACGAGTTAATGAAGCCGCCCAACGTGGTTCATGTCTATAATGGAGTTGAGAGGAGTGTGAGGTGGATCCCCATTAGGAGTGTTGGTATTTACGTCCCAAGGGGCTACTTCTCGACGTTAATTATGACGGGCGTGATTGCCAGGGTTGCTGGTGTTGAGGAGTTGGTGGTAACCACGCCTCCCAATAAGGATGGTGGGATAAGCCCTGAGGTGGCGTATGTGGCGTTTAAATTAAATGCTAGGGTTTACAGGGTCGGTGGTCCCATGGCCATTGCGGCCATGGCGTTTGGAACAGAGAGTGTGCCCAGGGTGGATAAGATTGTGGGTCCAGGGAATCTCTACGTACAGGCCGCCAAGCTCGTGGTCTCGCCCTTCGTGGGTATTGATGGGTTTGAGGGGCCCACGGAGTTGGTGGTGTGCACGAGCCCTGGGCAGAACCCTGGTATGGTGGCCCTGGACCTAGCCGCGCAGTTGGAGCATAGTGGGGCCGTGGGCGTTGTTATGACTTGGGATGAGGATTACCTCCGTAAGGTTGAGGAGGAAATTGACGGGTTAACCAACGCACCTTACTTCTCAATTCTAGTGAGTGGGCCCAGGGAGTGTGTTGAGTTAATTAATGAGTTAAGCCCAGAGCATGCGTCCCTATGGGGATTGGGTGATTACGTGGGTTATGTGAGGAATGCCGGCGCTATTTCCGTGGACACACCCTCAGCGCTCATTGATTACGTGGCCGGCCCAAGCCATGTACTGCCCACGAGTGGCTCCGCCAGGTGGAGGGGTACCCTGACGGTCCTTGACTTCATGAAGCCCCTGGCCACGGTTAGGGTTGTGAGTGGTGAGTCCTCACGTGGCATGTTCATGACTGGGCATAAGTTGGCACTGCGTGAGGGGTTTAGGATACATGCAAAATCCCTACTTCCTACTGAGTGA
- the hisE gene encoding phosphoribosyl-ATP diphosphatase: MVCDFLDKLSEIIDDRFRNGGEGSYTHRLYVGGLGLISKKVGEEAVEVVVAAMSGDREQVVRETADLVYHLLVLLRYLGIGFDNVCAELVRRHEVMGSGR, encoded by the coding sequence GTGGTCTGCGACTTCCTGGATAAACTCAGTGAGATCATTGATGATAGGTTTAGGAATGGTGGTGAGGGCAGTTATACGCATAGGCTCTACGTGGGTGGTTTGGGGTTAATTAGTAAGAAGGTGGGTGAGGAGGCTGTGGAGGTTGTGGTGGCGGCAATGAGTGGGGATAGGGAGCAAGTGGTTAGGGAGACGGCCGACCTGGTGTACCACCTACTGGTTTTGCTTAGGTACCTGGGCATTGGTTTTGATAATGTGTGTGCAGAGTTGGTTAGGAGGCATGAGGTGATGGGTAGTGGTCGTTAA